In one Melaminivora jejuensis genomic region, the following are encoded:
- a CDS encoding ArsR/SmtB family transcription factor, which yields MASPTDTALQSDEVLERAAELFRLMSAPMRLKIIGALCQGEKNVTELLAEVATTQPNMSQHLNTLYRAGVLGKRRKGVQIYYHIANPHVTPLCRAVCTLVAQGAVPLAQPGLQAQHEA from the coding sequence ATGGCCTCCCCCACGGATACTGCGCTGCAATCGGACGAAGTCCTGGAGCGCGCCGCCGAGCTGTTTCGCCTGATGTCGGCTCCCATGCGGCTGAAGATCATCGGCGCCCTGTGTCAGGGCGAGAAGAACGTCACCGAGTTGCTGGCCGAGGTGGCCACTACCCAGCCCAACATGAGCCAGCACCTGAATACGCTGTACCGGGCCGGCGTGCTGGGCAAGCGGCGCAAGGGAGTGCAGATCTACTACCACATCGCCAATCCGCACGTCACGCCGCTGTGCCGCGCCGTGTGTACCCTGGTGGCGCAAGGGGCCGTGCCGCTGGCGCAGCCAGGGCTGCAGGCGCAGCACGAGGCCTGA